In the genome of Pediococcus claussenii ATCC BAA-344, one region contains:
- a CDS encoding SDR family oxidoreductase has translation MENQKITLITGANRGMGLEIAKELGQKGQLILLGVRDVTGSQKVLDQLRSQGVRAELVSIDVTNEQTVEQAVKEVEGRHGHLDILINNAGIALDNYEKPSTLPISTIRKDFEVNFFGTILVTQNFLPLLRKSTSGKIINISSAVGSLTLASDPSTSIYQHSAMGYQASKSALNMFTIDLANELKETNITANVVNPGWVDTTFAGGGGNKTVEEGVQRTVELATMESNDINGTFSDSDGIVPW, from the coding sequence ATGGAAAACCAAAAAATAACATTAATAACTGGTGCTAATCGTGGAATGGGGTTGGAAATTGCCAAAGAGCTTGGGCAAAAAGGGCAACTAATTTTGTTAGGAGTTCGCGATGTTACTGGTAGTCAAAAAGTATTAGATCAGTTGCGGTCACAGGGTGTACGTGCTGAATTAGTGTCAATTGATGTGACAAATGAACAAACAGTTGAACAAGCTGTAAAGGAAGTTGAAGGGAGACATGGGCATCTTGATATTTTAATTAATAATGCTGGAATTGCCTTAGATAATTACGAAAAACCTTCAACACTCCCAATTAGTACAATCAGAAAAGATTTTGAAGTTAATTTTTTTGGAACAATTTTGGTTACGCAAAATTTTTTGCCATTATTAAGAAAGTCAACCTCAGGAAAGATAATCAATATTTCAAGTGCTGTTGGTTCGTTAACCTTGGCTTCTGATCCGTCAACAAGCATTTATCAACACAGTGCGATGGGTTACCAAGCCTCAAAGAGCGCCTTAAATATGTTCACAATTGATTTGGCAAATGAACTAAAAGAGACGAATATCACGGCCAATGTAGTTAATCCAGGATGGGTAGATACTACGTTCGCAGGTGGTGGCGGAAACAAAACGGTTGAAGAAGGGGTTCAAAGAACAGTTGAACTGGCAACCATGGAGAGTAACGATATAAATGGAACTTTTTCGGATAGTGATGGGATTGTTCCTTGGTAA